A region from the Mercenaria mercenaria strain notata chromosome 7, MADL_Memer_1, whole genome shotgun sequence genome encodes:
- the LOC128558287 gene encoding uncharacterized protein LOC128558287 yields MYSRSVVHLSKNERQSLEKLLMNYQDVFAKNNDDLGCTNLIQHRINVQAAQHIRQAPRRLPIAKCEIERTEIEKMLANGIIEPSISERSSPVHLLTKPDGSTRFAVDYRKVNKVVKKIVSRTQR; encoded by the coding sequence ATGTACAGTCGCAGTGTTGTTCATTTATCCAAGAATGAAAGACAATCTCTCGAGAAACTTTTAATGAATTACCAAGATGTGTTTGCTAAAAACAATGATGACCTTGGTTGTACTAACTTAATTCAACACCGTATAAACGTCCAAGCAGCTCAACATATTCGCCAAGCTCCTCGAAGGCTACCTATTGCAAAATGTGAAATCGAGCGCACTGAAATTGAAAAGATGCTAGCTAATGGTATAATTGAACCTAGCATAAGCGAAAGGAGCAGTCCTGTACATTTGTTAACAAAACCTGATGGCAGCACTAGATTCGCGGTGGACTACCGTAAAGTCAATAAAGTGGTGAAAAAGATAGTTTCCCGCACCCAAAGATAG